A window of the Gossypium hirsutum isolate 1008001.06 chromosome A05, Gossypium_hirsutum_v2.1, whole genome shotgun sequence genome harbors these coding sequences:
- the LOC107943162 gene encoding putative wall-associated receptor kinase-like 16, with translation MVVTSPATFSSHVTPASTPPKAFLTTSDIEVVHISLEGYMRISLEVGHDCYDSYQRTSYFDMWVELSKFPVSHTRNKFTAVGCDTYAYVNGSLGHTYSTGRLTFCDNIVDVINGSCAGIGCCQTAIPKGVRNYHVTFRSSNNHSDVLGFNPCSYGFVVEDGAYNFSVSDLYDYSFRKKELPVIIDWTIGKQTCSDAKLDPETYACKENSVCIDPENGPGYRCNCLDGFQGNPYLSYSCQDIDECETLKPCNETGTCHNTPGSYNCSCPEGFEGDGWKNGTGCSKQHRQSFPILLVALGIGISLLSSLLCSSWVYLGLKQRKLSKRKQQNFQQNGGILLLEQLSKHEECGVTTKIFTVEELKKATNNYHESRILGKGGQGTVYKGILPDGRSVAIKKSIIGDQSQVQQFVNEVIVLSQINHRNVVKLLGCCLETSVPLLVYEYVRNGTLFDYLYNVDHASVMSWEARLRMATEAAEALSYLHFAASPPIIHRDVKLTNILLDENYNAKVSDFGASRLVPSNKAQITTLVQGTLGYLDPEYFHSSQLTEKSDVYSFGVVLIELLSGLEVISFERLEHERNLTLYFVSVMKEERLLDIVDRRVLEDKNIEQLKEVANLARRCVRLKGEERPTMKEVASELEGLRAMEKHPWGSHDLQEEETEYLLDGSYISGIGYDGSNSFSMGSDSIEKQAPLVISGAR, from the exons ATGGTTGTAACATCACCAGCAACTTTTTCATCACATGTAACACCAGCTTCGACCCCCCCGAAAGCGTTCTTAACCACCAGTGATATCGAAGTTGTCCATATCTCTCTGGAGGGTTATATGCGCATCAGTTTAGAGGTTGGTCATGACTGTTACGACTCATACCAACGTACTTCATATTTCGATATGTGGGTCGAGCTTTCAAAATTTCCCGTATCTCATACTAGAAACAAGTTCACAGCCGTTGGTTGTGATACTTATGCTTACGTGAACGGTTCTTTAGGACATACATATTCAACCGGACGTTTAACGTTCTGTGATAACATTGTCGATGTGATAAATGGATCTTGCGCCGGCATCGGTTGTTGCCAGACGGCTATCCCTAAAGGAGTGAGGAATTATCATGTAACGTTTCGTAGTTCTAACAACCATTCAGATGTATTGGGATTCAATCCTTGCAGCTATGGATTTGTTGTGGAAGATGGAGCCTATAACTTCTCTGTTTCAGATCTGTACGACTATAGTTTCAGGAAGAAGGAACTCCCAGTGATAATTGATTGGACAATTGGGAAGCAAACATGCAGTGACGCTAAACTGGATCCAGAAACTTATGCTTGTAAGGAAAATAGCGTTTGTATAGATCCAGAAAATGGCCCTGGATATAGGTGCAACTGTCTTGATGGTTTTCAGGGTAACCCTTATCTCTCCTATAGCTGCCAAG ATATTGATGAATGCGAGACACTAAAGCCTTGCAATGAAACTGGAACCTGTCATAATACACCCGGAAGCTACAATTGTTCATGCCCTGAAGGATTTGAAGGCGATGGCTGGAAAAATGGAACAGGATGCAGTAAGCAACATCGTCAGAGTTTTCCCATTCTCCTTGTTGCACTAG GTATAGGCATCAGCCTTTTATCTTCGCTCTTATGCTCCTCATGGGTGTATTTGGGGCTCAAGCAGAGAAAGCTCAGCAAACGGAAACAGCAAAACTTCCAGCAAAATGGTGGGATTTTGTTGCTGGAACAACTTTCAAAACATGAAGAGTGCGGCGTAACAACTAAAATCTTTACGGTCGAAGAACTCAAGAAAGCAACGAACAACTACCATGAGAGTAGAATCCTTGGAAAAGGAGGTCAGGGTACTGTTTACAAAGGAATATTGCCTGATGGTCGCAGTGTTGCCATTAAAAAGTCCATCATTGGAGATCAAAGTCAAGTTCAACAATTTGTTAATGAAGTTATTGTGTTATCCCAAATCAACCACAGAAATGTGGTGAAACTCTTGGGATGTTGTTTGGAGACATCAGTCCCTTTGCTAGTCTATGAATATGTCAGGAATGGAACCCTCTTTGATTATTTGTACAATGTCGATCATGCATCTGTCATGTCATGGGAAGCTCGTTTGAGAATGGCCACGGAAGCGGCAGAAGCCCTTTCCTATTTGCATTTTGCTGCATCTCCGCCGATTATCCATCGTGATGTCAAGTTGACCAACATACTTTTAGATGAGAACTACAATGCTAAAGTATCTGATTTCGGTGCTTCAAGATTGGTCCCTTCAAATAAAGCACAGATAACAACGCTTGTGCAAGGAACTCTAGGCTATTTGGATCCTGAATACTTTCACTCAAGTCAATTGACTGAAAAGAGTGATGTTTATAGCTTTGGGGTTGTTCTAATAGAACTACTATCAGGTTTGGAAGTGATCTCTTTCGAAAGACTGGAACATGAGAGAAATCTGACTTTGTACTTTGTTTCTGTTATGAAAGAGGAACGCTTGCTAGATATTGTTGATAGACGAGTGTTGGAGGATAAGAACATTGAGCAGCTTAAGGAAGTGGCAAATTTAGCTAGGAGATGTGTGAGACTAAAGGGAGAGGAAAGGCCAACTATGAAGGAAGTTGCATCTGAATTAGAAGGATTGCGAGCAATGGAGAAACATCCATGGGGATCACACGACTTACAGGAGGAAGAGACTGAATACTTACTTGATGGCTCGTACATCAGTGGCATTGGCTATGATGGATCAAATAGCTTCTCTATGGGGTCGGACAGCATAGAAAAACAGGCTCCATTGGTAATCAGTGGTGCaagatga
- the LOC107943163 gene encoding wall-associated receptor kinase 2-like — protein sequence MADRKKEAKVMGLSFIFKKLALVAVTLTLAATSVAAQTQPGCESSCGNISIPYPVGTGDGCNISSNFFITCNTTFNPPKAFLTTSNIEILDISLDGYLRISESIGYDCYNEVGRTLCFDIWLQLSKFPISHTRNKFTAIGCDTYAHVKDYLGDTYSTGCLTFCDNITNVVKGSCSGIGCCQTAIPKGVRSYHVTFDSSNNHSNVLSFNPCSYGFVAEDGAYNFSISDLYDENFSDKEFPMILDWTIGNQTCAEAKMDQENYACKENSDCIDPENGPGYLCKCLDGFQGNPYLSQGCQDINECDTLKPCNGTCNNAPGSYNCSCPDGFEGDGLRNGTGCSPKVVMLHRQSFSIAVVALGIGVGVLFSLLCLSWVYMGLRQRKLTAEKSENLQQNGGMLMREQLPKRAEMLTT from the exons ATGGCCGATAGAAAAAAAGAAGCAAAGGTCATGGGTTTGAGTTTTATATTTAAGAAGCTTGCTCTGGTTGCAGTAACGTTGACACTTGCAGCAACTTCAGTGGCAGCTCAAACACAACCAGGTTGTGAAAGCAGCTGCGGGAATATCAGCATTCCTTATCCTGTCGGTACAGGCGATGGTTGCAATATTAGCAGCAACTTTTTCATTACTTGTAACACCACTTTCAATCCTCCAAAAGCATTCTTAACCACCAGTAATATTGAGATTCTCGACATCTCTCTGGACGGTTATTTGCGCATAAGTGAATCCATAGGTTATGACTGTTACAACGAAGTCGGGCGTACTTTATGTTTTGATATATGGTTGCAGCTTTCAAAATTCCCCATATCTCATACCAGAAATAAGTTCACAGCCATTGGTTGTGATACTTATGCTCACGTAAAGGATTATTTGGGAGATACGTATTCAACCGGATGTTTAACGTTTTGTGATAATATTACCAATGTGGTGAAGGGATCTTGCTCTGGCATCGGCTGCTGCCAGACGGCTATCCCTAAAGGAGTGAGGAGTTATCATGTAACGTTTGATAGTTCTAACAACCATTCCAATGTGTTGAGCTTCAATCCTTGCAGCTATGGATTTGTTGCGGAAGATGGAGCCTATAACTTCTCTATTTCAGATCTTTACGACGAAAATTTCAGCGACAAAGAATTCCCAATGATACTTGATTGGACAATCGGGAATCAAACCTGCGCAGAAGCTAAAATGGATCAAGAAAATTATGCTTGCAAGGAAAATAGCGACTGCATAGATCCGGAAAATGGTCCTGGATATTTGTGCAAGTGTCTTGATGGTTTTCAGGGTAACCCTTATCTCTCCCAAGGCTGCCAAG ATATTAACGAGTGCGATACGTTGAAGCCTTGCAATGGAACATGTAACAATGCGCCTGGAAGTTATAATTGTTCATGCCCTGATGGGTTTGAGGGTGACGGCTTGAGAAATGGAACAGGCTGTAGTCCTAAAGTAGTCATGCTCCACCGTCAGAGCTTTTCTATTGCCGTAGTTGCATTAG GTATAGGCGTTGGTGTTTTGTTTTCACTCTTGTGCTTGTCATGGGTTTATATGGGGCTTAGGCAAAGAAAGCTCACCGCAGAGAAATCGGAAAACCTTCAGCAAAATGGCGGGATGTTAATGCGAGAACAGCTTCCAAAACGGGCTGAAATGCTTACGACCTAA